The following are from one region of the Salvia hispanica cultivar TCC Black 2014 chromosome 1, UniMelb_Shisp_WGS_1.0, whole genome shotgun sequence genome:
- the LOC125200239 gene encoding prohibitin-3, mitochondrial-like — protein MAPYFLLKCKSYMWRFIEPELRFLTETNFPKLRVLHVSRCSELEEIPCDIGDIPTLQTISVRECRASVVSSAQQIQKVQQDDFSNSEAEHICTGIEGTQDLQMVNLTLRVLSLPEVNRLPVIFQTIGLEYDEEVLPSIGNEVLKAVVAQFNTDQLLTERPHVSALVRESLIRRAKDFNIVLDDVAITHLSYGAEFSKAVEQKQVAQQEAERSKFVVMKADQERSAAIIRAEGESESAKLISDATAAAGMGLIELRKIEAAKENAASMARIGNVVYLPSSNNMLLGVNPAR, from the exons ATGGCTCCTTATTTCTTGCTGAAATGCAAGTCATATATGTGGAGATTT ATTGAACCGGAACTCCGATTCTTAACAGAGACCAACTTCCCTAAACTCCGGGTGCTGCATGTAAGCAGATGCAGTGAGCTAGAGGAAATTCCCTGTGATATTGGAGATATCCCAACTCTCCAAACCATTTCCGTACGTGAATGTAGGGCTTCTGTAGTTTCCTCAGCACAACAAATTCAGAAGGTGCAGCAAGATGA TTTCAGCAACTCGGAAGCTGAACATATATGCACTGGAATAGAAG GCACACAGGATTTGCAGATGGTCAATCTGACACTGCGTGTGCTATCTCTCCCTGAGGTGAATCGTCTTCCCGTTATTTTCCAAACCATAGGGCTTGAGTATGATGAGGAAGTCCTGCCATCTATTGGTAATGAGGTTCTGAAGGCTGTGGTTGCTCAATTCAACACTGATCAATTGCTCACTGAACGACCCCATGTTTCTGCTCTCGTGAGAGAGAGTTTGATCAGAAGGGCCAAGGATTTCAACATTGTTTTGGATGACGTTGCCATCACACACTTGTCGTATGGTGCGGAATTCTCAAAGGCTGTAGAGCAGAAGCAAGTGGCCCAACAAGAGGCGGAGAGGTCTAAGTTTGTCGTCATGAAGGCAGATCAGGAGAGGAGTGCTGCTATTATTCGGGCTGAGGGTGAAAGTGAGTCTGCTAAGCTGATTTCCGATGCAACTGCAGCTGCAGGGATGGGCTTGATCGAGCTGAGGAAGATTGAGGCAGCAAAAGAAAATGCAGCGTCCATGGCCAGGATTGGGAATGTGGTTTATCTTCCTAGCAGCAACAACATGCTTCTCGGGGTTAATCCTGCACGTTAG
- the LOC125200231 gene encoding putative late blight resistance protein homolog R1B-16, producing the protein MAYNLQSLITILQQILHPEQTHWTFDHHKPQLESLLEKAESLIQILENSSPSQIASLESQIRDTVYKAEDIIESQMVHQMLSNPDSNSLTFSTPDLQQVTQELDSAEVFMEEKRLTSSDLQQATQELETRKLVEELEEKSASSSRSKINLVEVYADLLELKDRLTNMEKKVKIIPLVCMGGIGKSTLARKLYDDAYIVSHFKYRGWAAILQVPNVREIMLSLLRGPNEKVSNELIGCEENELKEILYKSTGAWDEIRMYFPDNNNGSRIVITSRDSEVAEHVAGSKSLHHMQLLNKFASQDLLCKIVFGEHDCPNELQEVAAKIGSDCSGLPLAIHVIGGLLSKVERLLTAIETEEGYKIRFVLEKLQTIYYVQITPSLISSGFFEIIPNVIKVGIYYIDTPDIDFDLSHLHKLKNLACESELNENGSHFLNKLRFPHSSRKLTITACVLSRSFLTTLCGLPNLEVLNINSGVFERDGEAEEEEWEAVEGDKIRSLQFLGLYSSNIVRWRANGTNFPKLRELYVNRCNELEEIPSDIGDIPTLGRNLHR; encoded by the exons atggCATACAATCTTCAATCTCTCATCACCATCCTACAACAAATCCTTCATCCTGAGCAAACCCACTGGACTTTTGATCACCACAAACCACAGCTTGAATCACTACTCGAAAAAGCAGAATCTCTGATACAGATTCTTGAAAACTCTTCACCCTCCCAAATAGCAAGTTTGGAGAGCCAAATCAGAGATACAGTGTATAAAGCAGAGGATATTATTGAATCACAGATGGTTCATCAAATGCTCTCCAACCCAGACAGCAACAGCTTGACCTTTTCCACACCAGATCTGCAGCAAGTAACTCAAGAGCTTGATTCTGCAGAGGTTTTCATGGAGGAAAAGAGGCTGACTTCATCAGATTTGCAGCAAGCAACTCAAGAACTAGAAACTAGGAAGCTCGTGGAAGAATTGGAGGAAAAGAGTGCCTCTTCCTCGAGATCTAAGATTAATTTGGTGGAAGTTTATGCAGATCTGTTGGAGTTGAAGGATCGTCTCACAAATATGGAGAAGAAGGTGAAGATCATACCCCTCGTTTGTATGGGTGGTATAGGTAAGTCCACCCTTGCTCGAAAACTTTATGACGATGCATATATTGTTTCTCACTTCAAATATCGTGGGTGGGCTGCTATTTTGCAAGTTCCAAATGTGCGGGAAATTATGTTGAGTCTTCTTCGTGGCCCGAATGAAAAGGTCAGCAATGAACTGATTGGATGCGAAGAGAATGAGTTGAAAGAAATATTGTATAAGAG CACGGGAGCCTGGGATGAGATAAGGATGTATTTCCCAGACAATAATAATGGGAGTAGGATTGTGATCACTAGTAGGGATTCAGAAGTGGCGGAACATGTTGCAGGCTCGAAGAGTCTGCATCACATGCAGTTGCTAAACAAGTTTGCAAGTCAGGATTTACTTTGCAAGATTGTGTTTGGGGAACACGATTGCCCTAACGAATTACAAGAGGTGGCAGCTAAGATTGGGAGTGATTGCAGTGGGCTTCCTCTTGCCATTCATGTGATTGGAGGGCTCTTGTCAAAGGTTGAAAG GTTGCTCACAGCAATTGAAACTGAGGAAGGATACAAGATAAGATTTGTTCTTGAGAAGCTGCAGACGATTTACTATGTTCAGATAACTCCTTCACTAATTAGCAGTGGTTTCTTTGAGATAATCCCAAATGTCATAAAGGTAGGAATCTATTACATCGACACACCCGACATTGATTTTGATCTTAGCCATCTTCACAAACTCAAAAATTTAGCATGTGAATCTGAGTTGAATGAAAATGGTAGTCATTTTCTGAACAAACTCAGATTTCCACATAGTAGTAGAAAGTTAACAATAACAGCATGTGTACTATCTCGGAGTTTCTTGACAACTCTATGTGGACTACCTAATCTGGAAGTGCTCAACATAAACAGCGGTGTATTTGAAAGAGACGGAGAGGCAGAGGAAGAAGAGTGGGAGGCGGTAGAAGGAGATAAAATCCGCTCGCTGCAGTTTCTGGGCCTCTATTCCTCAAATATAGTGCGATGGAGAGCCAACGGGACCAACTTCCCTAAACTCCGGGAGCTGTATGTAAACAGATGCAATGAGCTAGAGGAAATCCCCAGTGACATTGGAGATATCCCAACTCTCGGAAGAAATTTACATAGATGA
- the LOC125215127 gene encoding putative late blight resistance protein homolog R1A-10, whose amino-acid sequence MAYNLQSLITILQQILHPEQAHWTFDHNKPRLESLLQKAESLMQILEKSSPSQIASLENKIRDTVYKAEDIIESRMVRQMLSHPASESLTFFTPDLHQVTRELDSAVVFLHDLRPYLQLPTQQLESMKLVEELEEKSASSPRSKTDLVGVDEDLLELKGRLTSMERKVEIIPIVGMGGIGKSTLARNLYDDAYIVSHFDYRGWAAISQVPNMREIMLSLLRGPDEKVSDELIGCGENELREILHKRLFGRRYMIVLDDIWSTKVWDEIRMYFPDNSNRSRIVITTRESDVAEHVAGSKSLHHVQLLDESASLDLLCQIVFGEEDCPDELQEVAAKIGSDCSGLPLAIHVIGGLISKVERSRDVWENLSTDVKASIVGSGEHFSNILSLSYNHLPIHLKPCFLYMGAFPEDYEIKGSRLKSLWIAEGFVKSKGDKSLEEEAADYIKALVERNLLFVRSVNCNGKPKSYSIHDLLMDLCIRKANEEKFLNVKNCMRRVSVQSSYEMEDVRASPQLMSLARSFICTDEEIISPIFSILSLVRVLDVMEMVFEEFPKEILQLVNLRYLALSCTSGVAVGISKLWNLQTLICGRMTELSLPSEIWVMSELRHLRLFTAIDTDEGYKIRFVHKKLQSIYHVWITPSLIRNGFFQIIPNVIKLGIYYIDTPEIEVDLSHLHKLENLRFDSELDEDGSRFLNKLRFPHGIRKLTIFECFVSRSFLTTLCGLPNLEVLKIGNCVFERDGEAEEEEWEAVEGDEFCSLQFLCLQSLNIVRWRADETNFPKLRELQVIRCKELEEIPCNIGDIPTLQEIYLQECGASVVASAQQIQKVQQDEYENYDLKVYIYD is encoded by the coding sequence atggCATACAATCTTCAATCCCTCATCACCATCCTACAACAAATCCTTCATCCCGAACAAGCCCACTGGACTTTCGATCACAACAAACCCCGACTCGAATCCCTACTCCAAAAGGCTGAATCTCTGATGCAGATTCTTGAAAAGTCTTCACCCTCCCAAATAGCAAGTTTGGAGAACAAAATCAGAGATACAGTGTATAAAGCAGAGGATATTATTGAGTCAAGGATGGTTCGTCAAATGCTTTCCCACCCAGCAAGCGAGAGCTTGACCTTTTTCACACCAGATCTGCACCAAGTCACTCGAGAGCTGGATTCTGCAGTGGTTTTCTTGCATGATCTGAGACCATATTTGCAGCTACCAACTCAACAGCTTGAATCTATGAAGCTCGTGGAAGAATTGGAGGAAAAGAGTGCTTCTTCACCGAGATCTAAGACTGATTTGGTGGGAGTTGATGAAGATCTGTTGGAATTGAAGGGTCGTCTCACGAGTATGGAGAGGAAGGTGGAGATCATCCCCATCGTTGGCATGGGGGGGATTGGTAAGTCTACCCTTGCTCGAAATCTTTATGATGATGCATATATAGTTTCTCACTTTGATTATCGTGGTTGGGCTGCGATTTCACAAGTTCCCAATATGCGGGAAATTATGTTAAGTCTTCTTCGCGGCCCGgatgaaaaagtaagtgaTGAATTGATTGGATGCGGAGAAAATGAGTTGAGAGAAATATTGCATAAGAGATTGTTTGGGCGAAGATACATGATTGTGTTGGATGATATATGGAGCACAAAAGTGTGGGATGAGATAAGGATGTATTTCCCAGACAACAGTAATAGGAGTCGGATTGTGATCACCACTAGGGAGTCTGATGTGGCAGAACATGTTGCAGGCTCGAAAAGTCTGCATCATGTGCAGTTGCTAGACGAGTCGGCAAGTCTGGATTTACTTTGCCAGATTGTTTTTGGGGAAGAGGATTGCCCTGACGAATTGCAAGAGGTGGCAGCTAAGATTGGGAGTGATTGCAGTGGGCTTCCTCTTGCCATTCATGTGATTGGAGGGCTCATATCGAAGGTCGAAAGGTCAAGAGATGTTTGGGAGAATCTTTCAACCGATGTAAAAGCTTCAATTGTTGGATCGGGCGAGCATTTCTCCAATATACTTTCCTTGAGTTATAACCACTTACCGATTCACTTGAAACCATGTTTCTTGTATATGGGAGCTTTCCCTGAAGATTATGAGATTAAGGGATCTAGACTTAAGAGTTTGTGGATAGCCGAGGGATTTGTGAAATCCAAGGGAGATAAGAGTTTGGAGGAAGAGGCCGCGGATTACATAAAAGCTCTAGTGGAGAGGAATCTACTTTTTGTTAGATCGGTAAACTGCAATGGGAAACCAAAGAGTTACTCCATCCATGATCTGTTGATGGATCTATGCATAAGGAAGGCCAACGAGGAGAAGTTTTTAAACGTCAAGAATTGCATGCGCCGTGTAAGTGTTCAGTCATCATATGAAATGGAAGATGTGCGTGCTTCACCCCAATTGATGTCACTTGCTCGATCTTTTATATGCACTGACGAGGAGATTATATCTCCTATCTTTTCCATATTAAGTTTGGTTAGGGTGCTAGATGTAATGGAAATGGTATTCGAGGAGTTTCCAAAAGAAATATTACAACTTGTGAACCTACGTTACTTAGCCTTATCCTGCACTTCAGGTGTAGCTGTTGGAATATCAAAATTGTGGAATCTGCAAACCTTGATTTGTGGACGAATGACAGAGCTTAGTTTGCCATCCGAAATATGGGTGATGTCTGAGTTAAGACATCTCAGGTTGTTCACAGCAATTGACACTGATGAAGGATACAAGATAAGATTTGTTCATAAGAAGCTGCAGTCAATTTACCATGTTTGGATAACACCTTCACTGATTAGGAATGGTTTCTTTCAGATCATCCCAAATGTCATAAAGTTAGGAATCTATTACATCGACACACCCGAAATTGAAGTTGATCTTAGCCATCTTCACAAACTCGaaaatttaagatttgatTCAGAGTTGGATGAAGATGGTAGCCGTTTTCTGAACAAACTCAGATTTCCACATGGTATTAGAAAGTTAACTATATTTGAATGTTTTGTATCTCGGAGTTTCTTGACAACTCTATGTGGACTACCGAATCTGGAAGTGCTCAAAATAGGGAACTGTGTGTTTGAAAGAGACGGAGAGGCAGAGGAAGAAGAGTGGGAGGCGGTAGAAGGAGATGAATTCTGCTCGCTGCAGTTTCTGTGCCTCCAGTCCTTAAATATAGTACGCTGGAGAGCCGATGAGACCAACTTCCCTAAACTCCGGGAGCTGCAAGTGATCAGATGCAAAGAGCTAGAGGAAATCCCGTGCAACATTGGAGATATCCCAACTCTCCAAGAAATTTACTTACAAGAATGTGGCGCTTCTGTGGTGGCCTCAGCACAACAAATTCAGAAGGTGCAGCAAGACGAGTACGAAAACTACGACCTCAAAGTGTATATTTATGATTAG